GCTAAGAATTATCAAAAATTAGAATGCTAGCCCCGTCAAGAGCCTTGTAATTCAATTGACACTATCCAAATATTTTCAACGGACACATCTCCTCCCCCAAATATTGAActatccaccaaaaaaaaaatttgctagcCTCTAAGGATAAAAAGTTTCTAATGATATCTGCAGAACGATACAACCTACTTTGGAGCCGTTGTTGGACGAGTTGCTAACAGAATTGGAGGAGCTAAATTTACTTTGAATGGCACCACTTATAATTTGGTTGCCAATGAAGGAAAGAACATACTCCATGGTATATTCATCATATCCTTGTATTTATTGTCTAGTCTATAAATCCTATCTGGAATGTAATAAGTTTCTGATATTTGAAATAATTATGTTGGATATCAGGTGGTCCTAAAGGATATGGTGATGTTATATGGTCTGTATTGACTTACAAACCGGATAGTCACATTACATTCACCTATGAAAGTTCTGATGGTGAAGAGGGTAATATAtctttatctcttctctctttttcttattcttaattttttttattttttttatcctctatATTTTTGATATTTACTAAAGCTTTATGGATTAAATTGTTACTATCAAAACTATATTggataaacttttttttttcaaacagcTCTCTAACTTGTCACTTATAAGACCATCAAGTGTATTAAATgatagtaaaatttattaaaacataTAGATAAGCCACATGACTTTATAGTAGGCCATGTGACTAAAAATACACATGAATAGTCTTTTGAGTTGTCACATAATGGGTTTGAGGAAAATTCATCTGAAAATTCTGTCCAAACTGTAAAATGAAGCATGAAAATGGCCTGACTGTTACATTCTTAACTCACCACTGCTGGGATTTGTGTTGAATTTATGCAGGCTTTCCTGGTGCCCTTTCTGTCGCAGTGACATACATGCtcattgaaacaaacaaattagGTGTGAAATTTGAAGCCAAGGCTCACAACAAGGCCACACCAGTGAATTTAGCCCAGCATGCTTACTGGAATCTCGGCGGCCACAATAGTGGTGATATCCTCTCACACGAACTCCAGATTTTCGGATCCCATATAACACCAGTTGATGAAGAACTCATCCCCACTGGTGAATTGACCCCCGTCAAAGGAACACCATTTGATTTCCTCGAACTCCATAAGATTGGTGACAGGATAAATGAGCTACCTAAAGGATATGACATTAACTATGCCTTAGATGGTAACAGTACTGCGCACTTTAGGAGGGCTGCAGAGGTGTATGATAGTGTATCTGGAAGAAGACTGCAGCTGTGGACTAGTGCACCCGGAGTGCAGCTTTACACTGGTAACTTGGTGCATGATGTGAAGGGTAAAGGTGGTTACATTTATAAGGAGCATGCTGCACTTTGCTTGGAGACACAAGGGTTCCCTGACTCTGTGAATCACCCTAACTTCCCTTCACAGATTGTCAACCCCGGAGAGACCTATAAGCATATTATGGTCTATCGGTTCACAGCTCACTAGAActtctaaacattcaagggaaatttttttgaatgttttgctcaggttcttcattttttgtgaTGTTTTCCATAACAAAAATTGTGCAGATATTTTGACATATATTCTTATTGTGGATGTCCTTAAGAATTAGTCTTGTTTAATTCATGAATGAACTCTGCATAATTGTGCAACATGCACTATTGAAACCGAGTCTAATTTTGTTCAATTCTCATctcataccattttttttttaattaatcatgTGGATTTGAGGTTCTTGCTTACTCAAGAAGCCATCTGAACATGGCTCTGTTTTGTTTTCTTCCGGTAGGTTGAGCTATCAAACAACTTTGTATAATCATTAATTATTTAGAACGCTCTAGTGGTTGGTGGCTAAAAACAACTAAAGATCACAAGGATCCACAGGTTCTGTGGATGTTAGTGTTGGGTCACAATCTAGTATTACATGATTTGAGtacttcaacaaaaaaatttaatacaataCCAAAAAGTTTTGACTAATATTATCATGCCAGTATCTCAACCCAATCAGAAAGTAAATCAATGATTCAGTCATGCCAATATCTTGTTATGCACTTCTATTACTTCAATTTCTATTCTTTGGTGGACAATAAATACATTACTACTTTAACAAGGAGTACAAATTATTTCATTACAAAGATAGATTTTCATTCTATTCTGTCCCACACTAAAGACTAGCCTTCCTTCTTCACCAAGAGGAATTTGCAAGTCttaatcaaagaaaattttccaTGAACAAGATAATCATAATTTCCATAGCTAAAGCCATTCTTGCGTGCTTATATCAAAATAATGGTAAACTTTTACCAAacataattttctctcaaaaaactcCACCGGGACTCACCAATTTAATCATGTGTCTTATGTGAAttacaaaattcaacaaaaaatataatcaaatcccaaaaaatattttgattaataaTGTCAATATCTCAGGCCAATAAGAAGATAAAGAACAAATTCATCCTTGATTtgtacaccaaaaaaaaaaccaaaatttgtcatctttctttttgcacCAACTCCCCAGCAAAAATCTTTTTCTCTTAGTTTCACACTCAATTGTCTCTCTCTTCTGAGGGGATATTTGAGCCAAAGCCATAGGAAATacattaattttatgaaaaatgaatataaattaTCTCTTTAACAATTTCTCAACAGTTAGATTAGTTGAATCAATGATTGTTCCCTTGATTGGCAATATTTCTAGGTTAGGGAACTTGATGACAAAAAAGGtacaataattaaaatagaaaCGAATTATAACTTGTCTTGCATCAACCGTTACCCAAATTGATTCTATCACCACTCACCAGTCTAATTGTGACACCAAATTAACTGGTACAACTAATTCTGTTCAAGtatattatatgattatatCATATAATAAGTGGTGGTGAGTAGTGATGTGAATGCCCTGGCACCTAACGAAAGCTAAAGTTGCTTGTGGACCAATTTAAGCCCCTACATTATTAGCTTTTCAAACAGAAACACCAAAACCATGGAATAATAATTTTCCTCCAAAACAGTATGGGAGAAAggtaaaatataaagaattaatagaaaacttattaattataacaaaccaaaaaaaaaaacttggcaACTACATTTAGCTTGAACTGGCAGaaaaattttctactttttacagattcaaactctttcttttcttgaaaaGTATGAGGATTCTACATTCAAAAGGatggaaaaagaaacaaatttcttGCTAATTAGACACATTCAACTGGCATGTGAAACCGACATAATGGACAGAGGTTACTCTGCTTAAGCCAACTCACAATACAATCTTCATGGTAGACATGAGAGCAAGGCAAACGAGTAGCTTCAAACCCCATCAAAATATCTTCCATACATATAACGCATTGTGTTTCAAAATCTTCAACTTTAACCTTCTCCAATTTCTCAACCAATGATTTTCTTCCACAAACCGAGCTTGTATTCACCCAGGTACCCATGGATTCCCATAAAGCCTCAGAAAGTTCAAGTTCTTGATCAAAGCCTTGTATAACAGTAAGAACCACCATCATTGGAATAGTCTTGCGGTGCATGTTGTCAGCCTCACAAGCAAGTTCACGAGCAACAGTTGAAATCTTTTGTATCGTTGATGGCTGAATATTGAAGGGCACGTCCATCTGAGAAAGCTTATTGGACAAGATGAACCATGAGTTTTGGTTCATTATCAATAGGTCACGTTGCATAGTGAATGATTTGTATTTGGTGGGGCTTGTGGCAATCTGGCCTTGTACATCAATTGATTCAAAATTGGCGTACAATTCAATTAAGAACTCAGGGTATGGTGAACAACTTTCGGGTTCAATGTAGTTTTCGGGTTGCCATGCCTCGCATCTAtggtggaaaattgtggtgctagACATCTtgaagaaaggagaagaaaaaaccAGAGAGCAAGAGAGTGCAAGAGATATTAAAGATGACCAGAGGCTAATAGAGACTCTTAAAAGTCTGAGagaggtttttttctttttgtgtgtgtgtatgagtAGGAGTAGTTTTGAAGATAAAGAATTTCAGTTCTATTTGGAGTAGGAGCTGCTTTGAAGATATAGACTTTGAGTCGGTTTGTGACCGTTATATAACTGCTAATAGATTTTGATGTCCTTGCGGctactctttctttttaatcAGATCTTTGATTCTAACCAGGATTACGAGTTCCTTTCTTGGGATTCTGTTTCCTattacttgatttttgttaGTTGACTATGTTAAGATGctaaattgtttaaaatattcAAGAAAACATTTTTATCATAATTTGTATAATGTATATGTTAGAATTTActttgggttcaagttacactcgGTGTGAAGCAATGTTACATTatctaataacttgttattgaattcatattttgaaaatccaaccattgaattacatgttctatatgttcttaacatacatgccaattttcatgtcaatcagatgtaatttaccattcgatctataaactcatcttttatgcattattttaaattacaaaaacttgaatttaaataattgattgatgacatggctattgatctttgattatctttaaattttgtaagtatagaGAATATACGATGATAATATAATCCAacggtggatttatcaaaattcacatctaattaatatatatatatatatatatatatatatatatagttgagttcaagttatacctagTGTAATTATAAGTAATGTTACATTAcctaaaaattttttattataataataattgaaaaactCACATCGTTGGATTATGCATACCAAGTCTTGTGTCCAGTGGCGAAGCTAGGAATTTGGGTCGAAGGGCaagattaaaagtaaaaaattaatcaatattaataacaaaataaataaacaactataTCCTAATGTAATTGTCATATATAATCTAACGTAAAATgtaaagtttaatttattttttcacaccTAGCTTAAAAGTagtttgtttaaattatatatatactttttttttctttttcttttttttttagaattctatTATGCTTCTAACTCCTATTCTGCAAagtagtgggttttttttttttttaatcattactaGGTGGGacccattatttttatataagagTTGTAATAGGTGTGTAACTCTATTAGCATTAGGGGTAAGAAAAGCTGTTGTGATAATTGAAAAAAAGTCAGACAAGCTAGTATACAGTAAATAGAAAAGTTCTTTGCCCTTTGtgtaggggggaaaaaaaagacatttCAGTTCAATATACTAGTATtattagagaaaattttaagaGTTCGGGGGTACTTCCCCCCCCCCTCACCCCCCTCcttccctccctccctccctcgaCACCCCCTTCTCCCTGCCCCTACTTGTATCAATCGGATGTCATTTACTACTTAATCTagaaactcattttttatgcacaattttaaatacaaaaacttaatatttaAACACATGATAGATGACATTGTTATCGATCTCTAATTATCATGAAATTTTGTATGTAGAGTATAAGAAGAGAATCTTAACTAATAGTGGATATATTAAAATTTGCATCCAATAAAGAATTACCGAGTGATGTAAACATTGCTTAAaattacaccaagtgtaacttgaactcaatgTGATGGACTAGATGGACTAAAGTGGATCGAAATGGACTAAAGTGGACCAGATGGACTAAACTAGACCGaatagaccaaagtggaccgaaccGGACTAAAGTGGGccaaaatagaccaaaatgCTACAGTAATATGACTCAACAGGAGCGTAGCACTAATAAATGTTATActtcaatttttagatattatatagatatagaggagaaattacaaaaataaatttacaaaatatgtGTTAAATGTCTCTGTCTTTAAATTTGagtctaatttatttttgaggTTTAGATGGTTATTAACAGTCGTGGTGGGTCATGTGTCACATTTTCCTCTATCTCTTGAAACCCCTTTCCAATGTCATTTCCTCCTTGCTCCTTGTGTTTTAACTCCTTATTTAAACTCATATCTCATTGTAATTATTGCACTAACCCACTCTTTATTGGTCAATATAACTCGGTTTTGAATTAATAGGAAAACTTAATATACTGCATCTAAGGTATTCCTACTTAAGTTTTaccctaatttttaaaaagagaaagcaTGAACTTTGCAAATATGGATTATTTATAGTAACCATGTCTCAAAACATACCAACATAAAACACATGACAGGTTGAATATAAAACTTTTACTTTTGAAAGGAGGAATCACAATAAAGCCTTCATGATTATGTctgtacaatttttttcaaggaGAACATGAAAAATGGTATAAGGTTGGAGCAAATACCCAGTCACAAAATGTTCAGCTTCACTTTCTGTGGCCTATAGATATAAAACCAAAAGAAGCCTCACAATTTGTTCATGAACGGatcacaaaaatcaaagagtatAGCAGCTTATGCAAAATGGGCAATACTAATAAAAAGGTAAATATTTCCACTATCATACAGAAACAAATAATGTGATCACCATATATCACAAACAGATTGGATTTTCAGAAATCCCAAGAAAGTTTTGtggcaaaaaagaaaattaaaaaaaaaaaaaaagggaagaggaAGCTGAAAGAAAAGGTCTAAATAACTAAAACATAAATTGTTTTCAATGACTTGCAGTGGTTGTCTTCTTAAAATCAATCTTGTCAACCTTAACCTCTCCATCAATGAGTTCATAAACATAGACCACAACTCGTAGGCCATCGATGTCCATGAGGACAAAGCTAGGGTTAACATCATAGGTGATGCTGCTGTAGGCACCAGTTGCAGACCCTGGGTTTATGACAACACCTCCTTCATGCTTATAAGCCGTAAACTGATGAGTGTGACCTGTTACAAGAATGTCTACATCCAACTGCCTCTGGAGCATGGCCAGTGAGTCTAGGTCACCCCAAGGAATAACCTTCagataaatcaaatcaaattataaaGTGATCACTACCAGCTGAAATTTGAGGACATTTCCAAATGCATTCAACTAATTCTCAACTTATCCTCCACAACAGATTTTAAATTTCAGCCTTTGGAACATATGCTGGTCAACTTAATACAAAAAGAGGCATACATACACAAAATCAAGTTATACTTGTTGTAACTCTGTCAATATTACACCacttaattactttttattggattaatattttaaaaatccccCAATTTGACTATATGCTTTGTTTGATCTTAACAGGCAtgctaaattttgtgttaatcagaTGGTATTGTAATCCAATCCATTATCTCTAAATAGTATTATTTTAAAGtacacaaaatatataaacattttATAGATGGGATAGTTtttgatctttgatcatctcAATAATTTGCAAGCAAGAAGGGTGacaatataatccaatggtggatttgctAAAAAAACATATCAAATAGAAAAGTACTAAGTGGTGtgacttgaaagttgaaaccatcCCTataacatacatacatacagacacacacacacacacacacacacatatatagagagagagagagagtagtcTGAATTTCGCAATAGGATTTGCAACTGAATACTGGGCTGGGCCACCTCGAATGGTGTGAGCCATATGCAGGGAATGCACGTATGGTTTTAGGGAGATCTGGTAGATAAATGTTAGGAATCTAAACATCATGGAAGGGCATTTGATTTCTTCATTGTAGATATCAGCATGTTTAATCCATTCACCACAACCAAGATCAGCCAGATATAGAAACAATTGTTGTGGTGCTGCAAAGAGGTCACTGATGAAAGATCTACCCCCCAAATTTTCTTTCCCCCTTTTCTCCTCATAAGAAAGTGGGTGCCAGTCACTAAACTTCTGCCAATTATACCCCCTTCAGTGTAAACATTCTTGTGATTTGGTTTCAATTTAACAAGAAGCTCAttaaaaagaaatcaataatGCTTTAAGGTCAAGAAAGATTACCGTAAATAAATGAATTCATGTCAATTAACTAAACATtctttgagaaaattaagaaatacaaataaaatttttaaaacactgAAGGACAAGGGGAACCAAACCTGATGACCATGACATAGTCCCAGCTTAAACTGCCCAATAGTCAGTGTCTTGGTCTCTGGATAGCGCATCTCTTCATCGTATTCACCTCTAGTAATATGCAAGTCAGGACAAAGAGTCTTCAAGTAGTCATGAACTTCCTGGAAATATCATAGGAAAATTATGAGCCACTGCCCAATTATAGATAACACAggtataaaaaaaagtacaggCAAGATGACTTTTAATTCACATGCCCTATAGTTAGCTGGTTTGAATAAATAAAGCAGAGCAGTTGCAGAAATATATGGATTAATACTTAAGCAGGATGAAGAGTaggtcatgggttcaaaatCCCAATGGATGCATGTgaaacttaccaataaaaataaataaataaaaaattaaaaagcaacaGATGTTTGAGAAAATCTACAAATCAGGGCCACAATTCAAGTTTTCGCCAACCATGACTAGAAGGGAAGAAGAGAAATAACATATGCTACAAAAAACAAGTCAAGTGAGCATGAGTCAGAATTCACAAAGTAcccaaaaatagataaaactaaGAGTACTCTAACTATAATAACTTATTAATAATTCAAGGCTGCGGTTCACAGATGCCtttagggcatttgttaatgtaccatttaagaaaattttaataccacttttatgaaaaatataaaaagttgtaaaaaaaaaaaaatcagttacttttttcttttcccataaaattcttctaaaaatatttcctaaaccaaTTCCCTTAGGGCATCCAATAACTTTTCccataattcaataattacaatgaGAGAGGGgtgatttgaaccctagatgtcTCCATTAGAAACCCAAGAGGCTAAGAAGCACGGACATTGGACACAAGCATGGATATGGATATGGGTACAGGTACAACATGGCGAcacaacattttttgaaaaactaggACACGGGTACAGCAAGACAcacttattaaataattatttaatatatttttatttatattttctacatattgttaattttcatataatgttaattatatatcaatttaagagcaataatggataataaagtGATTTCATGACTATTAAAGGatgtttagaaattagaatacaaaccaagaataagaatatttattaatcTTCAAATGCCCtgttactattatttttattaacataTGCACTGTTACTATTAGAGCATGAATATCCTTGTTTTTTGAAAGGGTATTTGATTCCTCTTGTTCCCATGTCCCTCCTGTGTCCTAGCCATgtcccacaaatttttttttttttttttttttttaaaggacatGGTTGGGACACACCTAGGACACACATGCAGAACTGCCCTAGGTGTGTCCTGTGTTTGACATGGATATGGAACACAAAAATGAAGTGTCTATGCTTCAAAGCTAGGAGGTGCCAACTAGTTGAGCTATAGGGCTCTTGACCTGACTATGATAATTTATTAGTCCTAATCAATCACatctagaaacaaaattcatagTTCATATGGTAAAATGGTTTATAACTAAGGATTCTAGGTTGGTAGACCGCAAACGCAAATGATGTACCCTGTGTTTATGCACAGCATGCATAGAGAGAGAatctgaatccactatgaagaaaatgaagcaataagttaaaattcaaaactagaCTTGCAGATATTTGAACCCCATAGCCAACTAGATGCTACACTGACACCTTCCAGAATATTTCAATCAGTTCAACTGGAGTGTTATGTTATAAGAGGCAGAAGAACACCTATTCCCTGAAACGAATGCCACTTGATAAACCAGAAAGCGCATAACACTTAATTGCAAACTCTTTTGAATCCCAAACAAAGTTGTGTTAGatactttaaatttcaaattcgtCTTTGGATATTTTAAACCTTAGAAGTTCCAAATGTCAAAGAACCTTGGACGCAAAAAAATAGAGGCCAAGACTgcaagctaaaagagtaggaaaGTTGTTAACAAaaggatattattatttttatttgtaatttacaCATGCACGGATGCACCACAGGGGTCTTAAACCTACAATCTCAGCCTCCATCTTGTTCTAATAATAAGAGGAGatgtcatttgagctagagtTTATTGGCTAACAAAAGAATAATAGACTTcaagatattaaaaaaaggCTGAATATttggaataaaatattaaccCATCCAGGGAAAATTGCCATCAACCGGTAGGAAGAAATTCTAGAGATTGGCAAAAGTGAACACCAGGTTACAATATAAACTGGACAGCTCTAAAAGTCTGTTGTTTAATTTGCAAGGTCCAATACATAATCTACATGCTATTACTTAATATGTCTTGCAAAAAGAGATCTACAGGTGAAttgattgaaaatgaaaaaatcatttttaggGTAAGTGATTGAAACTGAAGAGCACAATC
The Quercus lobata isolate SW786 chromosome 10, ValleyOak3.0 Primary Assembly, whole genome shotgun sequence DNA segment above includes these coding regions:
- the LOC115965560 gene encoding aldose 1-epimerase — encoded protein: MGTVTFSCVFVVLAFLLANVNGVEVGFYELKRGDFSVKLTNYGAVINSVILPDRNGKLDDVVLGFDSVDGYKNDTTYFGAVVGRVANRIGGAKFTLNGTTYNLVANEGKNILHGGPKGYGDVIWSVLTYKPDSHITFTYESSDGEEGFPGALSVAVTYMLIETNKLGVKFEAKAHNKATPVNLAQHAYWNLGGHNSGDILSHELQIFGSHITPVDEELIPTGELTPVKGTPFDFLELHKIGDRINELPKGYDINYALDGNSTAHFRRAAEVYDSVSGRRLQLWTSAPGVQLYTGNLVHDVKGKGGYIYKEHAALCLETQGFPDSVNHPNFPSQIVNPGETYKHIMVYRFTAH
- the LOC115964412 gene encoding probable E3 ubiquitin-protein ligase RHC2A; translation: MSSTTIFHHRCEAWQPENYIEPESCSPYPEFLIELYANFESIDVQGQIATSPTKYKSFTMQRDLLIMNQNSWFILSNKLSQMDVPFNIQPSTIQKISTVARELACEADNMHRKTIPMMVVLTVIQGFDQELELSEALWESMGTWVNTSSVCGRKSLVEKLEKVKVEDFETQCVICMEDILMGFEATRLPCSHVYHEDCIVSWLKQSNLCPLCRFHMPVECV
- the LOC115965925 gene encoding vacuolar protein sorting-associated protein 29, translating into MVLVLALGDLHVPHRAPDLPAKFKSMLVPGKIQHVICPGNLCIKEVHDYLKTLCPDLHITRGEYDEEMRYPETKTLTIGQFKLGLCHGHQVIPWGDLDSLAMLQRQLDVDILVTGHTHQFTAYKHEGGVVINPGSATGAYSSITYDVNPSFVLMDIDGLRVVVYVYELIDGEVKVDKIDFKKTTTASH